From the genome of Papaver somniferum cultivar HN1 unplaced genomic scaffold, ASM357369v1 unplaced-scaffold_21, whole genome shotgun sequence:
TTCCACCACCTTATATTGCTCAAAAActattaatagataaatctaatatgaGGAGGAATTTGTCTTCAATATTCGATGGCTCTACTAGACTCTTCCCAGGTCTTGGTTTCTTTTTAAGAAGGAATAAACAACCTTCTTAAAAGTCAAGAGGGGAAATTTCGAAGCCAATGAGAGCCGTGCAGAAGATTTTCTGGTTAGTGAAAGCTCGTATAAAAGGAATTCGTCATCGTCATCTATTTAGTGAGGCCATACCAATAATGTTCAATATTCAGAATTGTCTTCTCTGAATGGAGCTAAACTGCTAAACCACCATCACAATCCTATTAACCCcacttatattattttattactgCTACAACccaaatcaaacataaaataaaacctatttcAACAGGTAGATTTAGGTGAAACAACACATTCTGCTTCCCTCAGCAGCGGAATCTCTACTCGGATTCAGATTCAGCACTCTGCAACCAGACGATGAAGGGCTTGACATTCTTCCATATCTGAGAATTTTTGTTACCACTAGCAATCCCTTCATTGAACCACTGAACAATGTACTCTTCCTCCAATACGTCTTCATCATAGAGTGTTTTCAGAACTAAAGCTACCTCCTTAACAACCTCAGGGCCAGACTTTTCACACAAAGCACCAATAGCTCGCAGAAGAAGAATCTGCGACCCTTCGTTATCATGactagcagcagcagcaaggtagTTCTTCTTCTTAGTCACTTCCTTGGAAAACCCTTTGTCTACACCTCCAAAAAGTGCATCAATAAGGGCATTCATCACATCCTGTGGAGAAGAACCACCATTCAGAGATCCTAAAAAGGATTTCAACTGTCCAACGCTGCAACCCTTCAGATTCCCTTGAATCTTCTCAACTAGTTGTTTGTGAGCACCAACACCATTAGCTGGCTTGCCATTCTCAGTTACAGTAGGAGATTTAGCATTAGTAGCGGCAACCACTTTCTTTGCAGCAGGTTTGGGCTTTTCCTTTTCAGCCTCGGCAGTGGTAAGCATAACCATGTCAGCTGTGACAGCACTCAATTGTTCTTGTATACGTTTTTGAGCTGCTTCCAATGATGTATCAGTAGCCCACTggacatcatcgtcatcatcctcCTCTTCCTCGTCTGCATCATTGTCATCAGCCTGGCTACCAGAAGGAGAATGATGATCTTCGACGGGGAGGACTGTCttcttcttggaagatgaagCCTTTGAGGCATCCTTCTTTTTCAATTTCAGCTTCTTAAGCTCCTCATCAGCAGCCTCACCTTCCTTTAGTCTTTCTTTCTCAGCCCTCCGCATTGCCTTCTTATCTTTTCCTCCCTTCTTCTGCTCAGGCGGATTCTTGATAATGAAAGTGGTGAGCTTGTCCCTCATGTCAACATCAGAAACAAAACCACATGCAgcacatttcagttggatcatcTGGGTTTTGGTGATGATAACATCAGTCTCAGGGTTCCCACATCCATAGCACTGAACAAACTTCTTAATGAAGTTCTCAAGCAAACCAGCAAGCTTAGCAGTGTCATGGGCACCATTCACAAGAGCAACTCCAGTTTTTTCATCAAATTTGGACTGTGCTCCAAGCTCACAACCAAAATACTTGGTGGTGTATGACGGAGGCCTGGCCAATGCTTTTGCAATGTCAACCATGTTTACCACATTAGTCTTGATACCATTTCCACGACCTTCAATTTTTGTTAACATCCTTGGCATCTTATACCTGTAAAAGGCATCATCGCTGTTACCAGCACCTATGTTCTGCATCGCCATCCTTTTAAGACTGAATAGAGTGTGATATTAGAGAGAACAGTAAGCTTCTTCTGTGCGAGTGGTTTCTTCTAGTTCACTTGTAATTGGAGGTCGCAGAAAATTGCAACTGGAAGATTCTGTAAAATCCTGAATTGGCTCTAAATGCATACAGCCAACTTTATTAGCAGCAAAGTCTCTATGCTTAAATCCTCTAGGACAATATTCACCAAGCAATCCAACAGATCCCAAAAAGAGTGTGGCACGTTCAGACATAAAGGCTTGGAAATTAACACCCTCCACTTTGTTAAACCCGAGTTATAACAAATAAATCTGAAACATCAAAAAGCAAATAGCATTGGAGTAAGATACATAATCACTGACAATCCACACCATTACATTTGAATAATTCATTTAAGAAAACATGTCAAATTACAAGCACAATTTGCATTATAATCTTACACCCGACGGAATAGCTGGTGGGTCTTTCACCAATACCACTATACTGCTTTGAAAGATTATCAGGGCTAACTATATTGTATCAATTGATTACGCTTTTAGTACCCACGATAAAGCGAAAATCAGCAGATTAGAGCTAGGAAACATAATTCTTAGATATGGCAAATACAGAAATCAAAAACTCAATTTATAAACATCAGACTCAAAATCAAGTTCATAATTATTATTCAGAAATTATAAATTATCATCAATAATGAATATAAATTATCATCAATAACCACAAAATCAGCACAGTTCATGTTGGTGAATAACATTAACAAAACATCAAACCTAAGGAGATAAACAGTCAGGGACTCAATAAAATACAAAATAAGATCTAAATCTGCAATACAAAATCATGGTCATATTCATACTAGACCAAAAACAATATTGGATCCACATATACATCATTGATTCAGTTGAATCCACAAAACCAGATAGAAACCAAAGAAATCAGAACAaaacataacaacataatagtAATTGAAAATCAGCCGAAAACGAAATCGAATAATTGTTACCTCTTTTGAAGATTAGGGTTAGGTCACGTAAACGGGAATCGAGAGAGATGATAGATAGATAGAGagatatttagttttttttttctttccttcgcAGAAGGTCTATTTTGAAGATGATTAGGGTTATCAAAAGAATCCTCTAGAATCCTAGTGGGCTCGGACGAGTCCATATTTGGTGAAAAATGCAGGGAGAGTCATTCTTCGGATCTTTTCCACCGTGAAATCCACGTCTAGAAATTTGAAGGCGTGCAtttattttttaggaaaaaattaTTCTCGAACTCATATTTTATAAAATTATGTTTCgttctcttttcttccttttcttcatcttcaattccttttcttcaACAGCGCCACCAACCCATCATCCATCTTCTAATTTTGGATCAATTCGATTCAACACTCAGCAACCCATTCATCTTGTTAACCTCCACCTATTCACAGATTCAACCATTTGATCTTCGGAGCAGatctatcttcttcttttgagtTCAACAGGAAACCCATAATCATCTTCATATTCAAACCACCAACCCCTTATCAACAAtgttatctctatctctcaagaacaccgaaaccctaacttcaattcctTAATCCCATCTGTTGAGCAGCGACACAAAAATTCCCTTTTCAATTATGCTCAAACCCACACAAATTCGCACCAATCTTCACCCAATTTCAGATCTGAAATCACACCCATTGATTGCTTCATCGTTTCTCTAAGTCATGGTAACAAACTAAACATCACCGATGTTTAAACAATCAAAGTATATTAGGTTGCATACGAAAAAAATAGACGATTAGGGATGTAGAAAAAGATAGTTGAATCTCGTATGTGAAGAAAGTGTTCTCGTATGCCATTGCTTATCAATTCGtttccttatcttcttctttagctgTTGTGTTGCTGTGAATATGAGTTATGATTCAGAAGAGAATTCAGGGTTTGGAGACGGACACAATATAATATCTACGTTATGGTTGCCACGCACTTTTAAGGATGAATGCTTACAAACTATTAAAAGAGTAGAGATGAGTGgtttgatgaaggaaataatatctACGTTATGCAGAtaattttttcttagtattgaaaccaacaaaaaacaaggttgcataacttgttatgcacctacaatagtatctacataacaagttatgcagtcatgaaagtggatgcataacaggttatgcatccgaaaatatgactgcataatgcgttgtgcatcgagaaaattgttgcataatcttttatgcatggAGAAAATGGAcacataacctgatatgcatcatttaaatatggatgcataatgcattatgcaccAATTTTTTCTGTacgaactaaaatcaaccaaaacaatggctacataacttgttatagatgcataactttgttatgcagatacataacttgttatgtagtcgaaaaaatggttgcataattcgttatacatctgcataatgtgttatgcatcttttttggaggctgcataatgaatatgcagtcagtttttgaaaattttccctaaaacgatgatcacttccgattttttcgtgaaaaacaaaaaattgatattgtaGTTTGTACTCGTCGCATAGTTCTCtttaaaatatttccaacgatataaaatttgtaaaattccaaggcgcggatttttagatatgttgtaTCCAAGTTgccttgccaattatacccctgaaaattaggatgcataacgaTTTATCCCTGAAAAAACAGTATGCATAacacgtcatgcggatgcataaaccatcatgcagacaagttttaataatttcggataattatgggtgtcacggtatccaaaattaattgtgAGTCCGacaatgagattttttttttgggtctcccacTAATTTTCCCAGCCTGACTACACCTTGTGTTGTTTGGATTTGATTCAAAATCTGATTCGGCTCATACATTGAATTCAAGATCTTTTAAGTTGGGTATTGATTTTCCAATcacaccaatgtagttaatatcggacaTCGTtttatctcggccgggaccgatagaCTGATACGACTttatattatcgttgaaatatcagtATAATATCAGTTCCAAATTttaagactataattttatagaaaatattttctgttaagatataatagataccattaattttatcaaaaacacaaaagagtaacttcaataactttagTAAGCCTTTGGGTAATGAATCAGTCATGAGAAAAAAAATCACGGATATGAGTATTAGGATAGatgtttttagtttgttttagGGTTTCATCATAGTTTTTTTATATTTCACTTTCTGTAGATTTatgttggttttttttttaagatcCGATGAGAAAGTGTTTTTCTCAATCAAACACAAAATTTTCTATGATTGGCAGTGAtgggttttttaaaaaaaatttcttctagATTAATTTGGTGAAAGTGAATCTATATATTCCAGTATCAACAATAGAGAAAATGTGGTGTTGTTTCTTCAAACACAAGACTTTCTATGGAATCGGTAGGAGGCTTTCCCTAttcaggttttttttttccttctctattATTGTCTTTaatcttctgcttatgtttgctTTGATTCGTTACTTTATTTAGGATGGGTGAAATCTACATATTCCTGTACTTCTTAGAGAAAGTGAGGTGTTGTTCTTCAAGCACAAGACTTTTTACAGGATTTTGTAGATGGCTACACCTATTCCGggtatcttttcttatcttatcttTGATTTCTGCTTTTGATGCTTGATTCGTTACTTTTGAATGGAAATCTCTGAAATTAAGTAGAAATTAGGGTCGGATTTAGAGCAATTTTTTGAATGTGATGTGTCTTTGGACATGATTAGTTGGTTATGGACCGTCAGTTATCTGAATCATAGTCTTTCTTCTAGTTTGTTTCCTTGGTTATGAATACGTTTCTGAAATCTCCATTCCATGGTAGATTGGGTACGTTTTTAATTTTGCTAATCAATCTTAAAATGTTTGTTGGCTTCATCCTAATTTTGATTGGGTTAGGGATTTTGTATTGCTACCTCCCCTATTGGTTTTGATGATCTTCCTATTTTCTACCCTGATGATGATTCTCTAAACCAAAATTTATTTGGTTGTctatttttaaattattttccATTTGTAACcaatatctttttaatttcttttagAAAAATATCCTTAAAGTTGGCTTGGTATCCTTCACCACAGTATGTATTGAGGCTGTGGTGTAGTAGCATTTAAAAAGGAAGGAGATCAactatttttcttgtttacatTAGTAATGAAAACTGTTTTTGCCTTATTTTATTTAAAACAACAACAACGGATTCACGAGTTGGAAAGGAAGATTATGGATAGGGGGTTAATCTCTCTTTCAACACTTTAGTGTTGTTGCATGTGGCAATCGAAAAGGGAAGAGGATCTTGCTTTGGTTATcaattttttaactaaaaaaaagGGGGAAGTCCTACTGTTTATTGTTAAGttagtttttgaaaaatttgTCATTTGGATAGTAAGTTTAAGTTTTTGTATGAATGGAAGGGCATTAAATTTATCGGTTCCATAGGCGACTCTAGACAATTCAAATTGATTGTGCAAATCTGTTTCCCTTTCCTggcctctttttcttttttcttaggcATCTTTGCCTCTCTTTGACTATGTTtacatttttgtttctttgttatCCTTTAGGCCTCTTGGTTGTTGCTTAATCTAGGAGTTGGCTATTTTTCAACTAATTTTAGTTCAAATTCTTAGGGTTTCTATTTTGTTTAGTTCATCTTGTGCCCTTTTCCGTTTGTTGTGATGTTAAATTATTAAGGTGTTGTGTATCCTGTCTTAGTGCTATTATATGTATTAATCAGTTGGCCTGGATGATTATCTACAGGTTAGGTTTTCTGTTCTTcatttcttcatttcttcttatctttattttcttgatTGTTAGTGTCTATTGGTTCTGTTATTAGTTGTCATTTGCGTATTGTATAGTAACTCAGATCCACACTTTTGCTCCGCTGATCTTTCAGATCCCAAAGGCttgttgtttttaaatttttttcttctctgttcctttctcttttggttcttttttagaaaaaaatatttattataaATCTTTCAATTTGTGTCTTTAGTCCTCGGAACCAACTTATTCAGTAAAGATGTGGTCACAACTAAGGCGTAAAATGAACTCATTTCAAGTTCACTAGCAAAAAAGCATCGAACAGGACTGAGCTTTGGGCTATACAGGGGCCACTTTCTTTTTAAACATCTTAAAGATTATATGCTTTGCCCTGCTAGATTTGCAAGGTTATTtcaaatgtttattatttaagttTAATAGTTTTGTCTCTGAATTAAATTAACATCCCTACTTTGGATACTTTCGGTTTCCGCATTATTAGGAGTTTTTCTAAATTTTTAGAGGTTTTAAGTCATCACCTGGTCATTTAGATTAGGAATCTTAGATCTACTTAATAAAACAATATCAATAGTTAAGTGTCTTATCATTTTAATTCTTTAAACAAGGTTTTTTGCTAATCTTTCGGATTTATATTTTGTCTTAATGCTTCCTTATATTCTTAGTATTGTAGTATATAGTGTAGCCATTGGTAATTCTTcctttcaagaaaatatgattgATCCTGTGAAACAACATGATGTTGAAATCAATGTTGGTTTTGTATTGTCTTGGTCTGGTTTTATAAACCTTGACCCTTCTACTTGTATTTCTTTGGAGATACATTTCTCATTTTATAAGTTCTTGATTGCAGAAAAGCCTAAAATGGCATCTACAATCGCCAAGGGGACGAATTACTTATCATGTACAAGCCAATGTGACACTTCTGTTAATCTTGCTATTGATAGAAGGGCTCAGGACCATACTTTGATAGTTTTATCGCGGGTGAAGACACTCATCTTCCACAACTTGCTTGTGGCGACATACATGCATCCAACATAGAAGACAGCTCATTAGGTACTGATGGAGAACAAATATTTTCAATGAACTTGAGGAATTATAAatgtacttttatctttttaggtAGTCCTACTATAGTTTTATGGACTTTCGGCGTTGCACTCTTTTCCTTAGCCAGGGGCTTACCACAATGGGTTTTCCttgacaaggtttttaatgaggcaataaAAGTTAGTCATTCTTTCCAAATTTCCAATTTTATTTCCCATATATTTCTTATTGTGCTGGTGATTTGGAATGACATTGGAGGCATATATCTCTGCCTAGGGAAACCTTTAAAGGTTCTAGTCACTTAGCCGATTTATTAATATAAATcgatttatttccaaaaaaataactttaaagttcactaCCTAAAATGATTGTTAAACAAGTTCAAACTAGAAACAGGAAAGTAAGttcaacaactttaaagtttactacttaaaatggtaattaaacaaggatattgCAATTTTAATCAAAATCGTACGAGTCATTATAGATATCGGCCGATATTATCAGGAAAATACCCTTAATCTTtacctaaaacaactaatctacTAATACCGGATTATCGTAAAAATTTCGAATCGGCTCATATCGACTGATATTATCGGGAAGATATTGTATCACCGATATACTGCTTCTCGTATCGCTCCAGAGCGATATCCGATATTTCGCCGATATCGactgatattgactacattgaatCAGACATAATGATGCAACGAGTTATATTCTGATGAGCCAAATCGGCAAATCCAGAAGAATCAATTGAGTTAAAAAAAAGAAGAGTTAGATCCGGATGAGTCAGATTCAGACAAATCAGTCgagttaaaaaaaaatcaaagaacttttattttgtaattttttctatcAATAaggtttccttcaaaaaaaataaaaatagaatccaGTCAATAAGATATTTAATGCTGTCGAGTTTCAAAATTAGGTTTTTAATATTCCGATCCTCACTAGGTGACATTTTTTGCAACTCTATCATCACTTAATAACTTTGCCGATGTACCACAATTACTTGGCTATGTGGTTTCAATATTCGAGTTGCAAACTCTATCGTCACTTAAAAACTTTACCAATGTACCACAATGACTATTTtctattgaaagaaaaaaaattacataggGGTATCCAAAATGTTGGTTTCCCTTACATAGGGGTATCCagaacttttgagtgacaagaatCTTGCTGACTTGCATTGCACATACTAGCAAGGCAACAATGTATCAGCAGGCAATGGGGAAAGCAGAAAGGAATAAAAAACAGGACAaccgaaaataaaataaaggagcgAATATGAAGGAGCGACATTTAACAGAAGGCATAAATGAAATTAAGAGAAACATCTCTAACATGTGTACCCAAGATCTTATACAACTGATATTTTATAGACTTCGCACAGTTCATGTATCATACAGATGGGTTTACTAGTAGTATATAGTATGCAAGGAAAAAGACTAACTGTATCAAGGTAGAAAAAGGACTTGGCAGTTATTGCAAACCTAGCAAATTTACTTTAGATGGATTTCACTACTTGGTCAGATAGTACAAGACGAGAAAGATGACCACGAATGATGCCACGAGTGTAAACATTCTCCGGCTTGACTTGGTTTCAAAGACCTGCGATagagagagagaagaaaaagcTTACTCAGCCCATTCACAATGGCAATTGGATGAAAATGGTGAAAGAAAGAGGAACAGAGAGCGATAAGATTAGACATTTTACCATCTTAAACCGATCCATGGTTCCCGACAGAATTCCCCTTGATGAATCCATTTCATTTCCCTGAATCAAATACAACCCACGTGTAAGGAACAGTAAAAATTAATCCAAAGCAAACCAAGTAAAAAGTTGGAAAATGTACACCCTGCATACATACCATTCGGTCAAGAACACGATTATGATTCTCAACCTCCTCGTGTATATCACCTGTCAACTGTTTGAAAAAGATAAAGTTGTATCAGGATCTACCTATAAAATTAGTTGGAGTCATGACATATTCTTTGCAACTTAACTGTATTTGTTGCCTGAGAAGAAATGGGAAATGATGTAAACTTATAATAGCAAATTAACGCGTATCTTTTGTAAAGAAAACCGCGAGATTCACAAAGATGGGCCATTCAGATGAGACGGAGTATCATATAACTCAAACTACACCATACTGATTTACTACATTGAACCAGTGTAAACACCAGATATATTGTCCTGTGGCAAGAACTTTCAGCCAATCCAGAGGTGTTCAAGTAGAATAATCACTAGTGAAAACCCCCTAGCTATTCTGATATATCAGTTTAGGAGTCAAAGATCAAACACCCTCGGACCCATTTAGCTTTAGGTTAAACACTAACCGAAAGAGTTTGGTAAACACATAAAAGAGCTAAATTGGGTCAAAAAGGGAACCCAAAGAGTGCAGTGTACATATATAAGAAATAAACTGTGCCAAAAAGTGAACTCAGAGAGTTAGTCGTACATATATGCATGATGCAATGCGAACTCATACAAAGTCGATTTTCGCAATTTCAAGACACAGACACAATTAAACAGAAGCAAGATTACATAAAATGCAACTTACTCTCTTTAACAACAGGACTCTGTCTTGCAGTCCATCCATAGCTCTATCATTATCCTGCTCATTAATCTCATGGGAGGAGTATGATGGGGCAGCCCTGATTCCTCCCTCTTCAATTCCATCAAAGAGAGCTGATCTATTGTTCCTGTAGTCCCTACATTCAAATAATTCCCATAAGTTCAAACACATAATCCACATAACCGTGAAAGAGAAAAaggcaacaaaaaaaaataattaaaaagtgtgtgaaAGCAGACAAGATATTAGTAACTAGCATGATAGCACGAGCACAACAACATTGAGGGAGATAAATGAAGGGTCATATTTCTTTATGACTAAGAAGTATGAAATAGTTTGCAGATGGGGAGATAACATGGCATCCATGAGTAGCTAGTTCACCACAACACGCATTCATTCACAGTTACTACTATTCCCATTATCAATAGCTATTTATAGTTCAAGCATTTTACCTAGTCCAAACCCAAGTTACAATAAATCTAAACCAGAGATATTTTAAGCCAAAAATCTAACAACTTCATCATAGTccgcttacaaaaaaaaaaggactaGATTGTAGTGTGAATGTCCTAATCTGATCCAATTGTACCATCAGTGACCTAACTGGCATTTGCTACTTACAAGGACTGAAAAGAAAACAACATGTTTCAGGAAATGATAACCCTAATTCACTGAACCAAAAGTTACAAAACCCATCCATAATCCCAAGCAATTAAGATCATAAAACTtaaaaaaagaaatacaaaaataaagttgaaatcaaaatTCTAACAACCACCATCAGAGTAAAACATAGATCAACTGTGAAACCAATACGCTTTCTTCTAACGATGTGACTATCGGTTTGTTGGCCAAtaaaattttaattgaaatattcaAGAGACATTTGGTTTTACGAGTCTTGAACTTACTGATTAATTTAAATCAGTCCAGTTCTGCAAGTAATTTAAGAACCAAGAGGAGGCATGATGAGTCAAAGAATTAGATTTTAACAGCACACACGGCCTTATGATTCATCTTTGATCTTAAAACTGTACATAAAATTGGCAGTATACGAATCAAATCTTAAGAAAGCTTAAAAAAGAACCTCAAATACTAATATTATCTGTTCAATCTAACATTTTCAACTGTGAATTCGACATAAAAGTATGCTTAGTTGGTTCTAAAAACCCTTGAGATCCCTAAACTTAATCAATTTAGGACACTATCTCAGTTATCTATTCTACGGATTCTcataaaaacaaaaaggaaattgAAAGAAGAATGTTCCCATAAGTGCAAGCATATAATTCCAAAGCAGACAAGGTATTAGTCCCTAGCATGACAGCACGTGCACAACAGCAGTGAAGGAAATAAATGAAGCATCATACTTCagtatgacttacaaaattggaaATAAATTGCAGATGGGAGATCAACATGGCATCCATGAGTAACTAGTTCATCACCAAAAATGCATTCGTTCTCAGTTACTACTCTTCCCATGATCAATACCTATTTCTAGTTCAAGCATTTTGCCTAGTCAAAACCAAAGTTACAAAAATCTAATCCAGTGATATTTTATACCAAGAATCTAACAACTTTATCGTAGACCGCTTACGATGAGAAAAGGGATTAGTTTGTAGTCTACACATACCATACCCATAAGACATGTCTATATAATTGTACCATTAAAAACTACTGAGCCAACTGGCATTTGCTACCAGGAAATCTTACTGGGAAAGTAAGAAAAAAGTGTTTCATAGAAAGATAACCCTAATTCACTGAACTCGACATCCGTCCATACCAGTAAACAACATGAAActgaaaaaatacaaaaaataaatgacaaAATTCTAATAAACTCCCTAGATTAAAATGAATAACAACGATGTGAAATAACTGATTAACTTGAATATCAACGATGTGAGACACGTAATGTTACACAATGGAATTCAAAGTAAAATTTTCAAAAGACATTTGGCCTGAACAGTCTTGAGTCTTGAACTTGTTAAACCAGTCAAATTCCGCTAGTGATTTATCAAGAACCAAGAAGAtacataatgaaattaaaaagAATTGGACATTAACAGCACACACGGCTTTTTCGTTTCGAgatgattcatttttttttgtttatcttAAAACTTTCAGCAAAAAATTGGCAGTATACTAATCAAAATCTTTAATAGCAATCCCCCCAAATAGGAGTACTAATTTTAGCTATTGATTATTACATTTTGAACTCCGAATTCGACCAACAAGTATGCTTAATTGATCCTAGAAACTCTTGAGATCCCTAAAATTAACCAATGTAGGGCACTAACTCCAGTTCTCTCTTCTACAGATTCTCAAAAAAACTGAAAGGAAATTAAAAGAAGAAATATGGAGATAAAGAGTTGGTTTAGCACATACCTTTTCATGATTGATGAAGACATCCTAATGAAATTACAAACCAAATCtcaagagcagcagcagtggcaatCGTTTTTGAGAGTAGTCTCAAGAGTAAATTAGTTTTCAAGTATTTGGGTTTGGGCTGTACGTGACACAGCAAATTTTTAGGCCCCAAcagcatctccaacagtgggtAGTAATTTTTAGGCCCCAACATCATCTCCAATCGGATGAACCATTTTTAGTAAtgtttttcatatttattttgacaccCTTCCTAATTTAAACGACCTaatgttggagatggatttaatcTAAACGAggatctaaaatcctatgtgtcaaaagaaaataaaactttcactctctattggagatgctctaaaccgAAGTTACTGAATAGTACATCCTGAATTTGGTTATGAGAACTCTTTCCGTCATTTTTTACTACCTAGCGTCATTATGTGACACGACTCTTCGTTTTTCGTGTTTGTCGTCTTCCTCGGCAATTACTCCAGCTTTTGTGGATTCATTTTTCCTAGTCATCCTTTTATAGAGGAATCAACGATGTTTTTGATTCGGCGATGAACGACAACGACGAATTGAAATTTGAGAACGAGGTAATATTGTTTTTTACTTTCCACATTAtgaagggaagaagaagaggagaagaagagagcTGAAAAGTAAAGAAAAGGGAATGAAATGAAATAGGT
Proteins encoded in this window:
- the LOC113340016 gene encoding eukaryotic translation initiation factor 5-like; this encodes MAMQNIGAGNSDDAFYRYKMPRMLTKIEGRGNGIKTNVVNMVDIAKALARPPSYTTKYFGCELGAQSKFDEKTGVALVNGAHDTAKLAGLLENFIKKFVQCYGCGNPETDVIITKTQMIQLKCAACGFVSDVDMRDKLTTFIIKNPPEQKKGGKDKKAMRRAEKERLKEGEAADEELKKLKLKKKDASKASSSKKKTVLPVEDHHSPSGSQADDNDADEEEEDDDDDVQWATDTSLEAAQKRIQEQLSAVTADMVMLTTAEAEKEKPKPAAKKVVAATNAKSPTVTENGKPANGVGAHKQLVEKIQGNLKGCSVGQLKSFLGSLNGGSSPQDVMNALIDALFGGVDKGFSKEVTKKKNYLAAAASHDNEGSQILLLRAIGALCEKSGPEVVKEVALVLKTLYDEDVLEEEYIVQWFNEGIASGNKNSQIWKNVKPFIVWLQSAESESE
- the LOC113340245 gene encoding bet1-like SNARE 1-1 isoform X2, with amino-acid sequence MSSSIMKRNNRSALFDGIEEGGIRAAPSYSSHEINEQDNDRAMDGLQDRVLLLKRLTGDIHEEVENHNRVLDRMGNEMDSSRGILSGTMDRFKMVFETKSSRRMFTLVASFVVIFLVLYYLTK
- the LOC113340245 gene encoding bet1-like SNARE 1-1 isoform X1 is translated as MSSSIMKRDYRNNRSALFDGIEEGGIRAAPSYSSHEINEQDNDRAMDGLQDRVLLLKRLTGDIHEEVENHNRVLDRMGNEMDSSRGILSGTMDRFKMVFETKSSRRMFTLVASFVVIFLVLYYLTK